From Watersipora subatra chromosome 2, tzWatSuba1.1, whole genome shotgun sequence, one genomic window encodes:
- the LOC137387147 gene encoding uncharacterized protein, with translation MQLTSAGCISPKNDTKLADKIGDTSVEQVMDVADVPPLVDVDNGDIKESNISKVADEVPGSHGKIDVQPNGIVLAGSRELSDSGQMDSSDAASNVEECTSSNALSSTDTLINNAVMPTSDDHMPTANGTTDPEIPTSAVEAAKDFEETVTSNKNGAKLVSDDIESLLESGKDNTESTNKTLFEQHNTAPVQGNSGTSEKSGPSTKDDSCSQDLPFLEKPDPTYLDQLKSTADASSSQSHMEIDTKLDEQTNINDEMSLPIEPSESTSDAIPESLTESSLTGQGEEHSEPVEKPLPDNKEGDEPCSTSNHDVETVTGSLSGEEESNTPFVDQSGDVTDKADQTASTSSPSAQSTTDMSNTSVASNVNPSVEIIGDGQDVKNSPIREIDQVDTNPSPTTVSNKLQIGNGTNVSTGTTASKSEASIVSKQVILNTDRSKDSKSLFNIQPPTGESATTGKTDTPSAQDIKDGHAYLRPMPKFLYQLGLSLLREVVYEGLAEHVGGLREKGDKKYSEEQFQSLQKSLTNLRKDNQHLTLKSDKVCNVVIDGHRCKFRTESELALETHQSTTHMNRSNRYVCARCAFSTPHLTIFKNHMMDKHGLDAIVDKPLPFFPCKLCFFESSSSNRLQTHMNNCGRNFQLANNLKPNGLASTPLDETIFKPPAPKKTVTTVTLKNSLPGVTTRPTNTLNIMQPVAKGVPKHLACIRPAMTPSSRLPGSGTLQQIKINSKVVHTANAQLLRGTNTHQLVRTTTAQPSLHRPPTPVTKITSVPASVNTDVVSCEICGGFIQGLHAMRVHMQWCHHINISHLKKPEFQCTTCLKRFWTVQGMAKHSSTCAEKLPSVNVADSKSNCFICCKPYFTSQVEHLLAKHLNDLKRMVEIKKCLAPKCSPFLFGSVENLQFHLAKEHRLKMTGLAGLASANVSNIKFQPFCSICKLKFSTSNDFAKHCAEKHVHKCDLCGSQCSTQQGLKEHETMVHPFRFCLACDKQIKRTHYKIHLFSMHNADKCRPCLKRISDAEYETYSKKPKLANWS, from the exons ATGCAGCTCACATCTGCTGGTTGCATCTCTCCTAAGAACGACACTAAACTTGCAG ATAAGATAGGTGACACATCAGTAGAGCAAGTTATGGATGTTGCTGATGTACCTCCTTTAGTGGATGTAGATAATGGAGACATCAAAGAAAGTAACATTTCAAAAG TAGCTGATGAAGTTCCTGGTTCACATGGTAAAATTGATGTACAACCTAATGGTATAGTCCTAGCTGGTTCTAGAGAATTGTCAGACTCTGGGCAAATGGACAGCTCTGATGCTGCCTCAAATGTCGAAGAATGCACCTCTAGTAATGCGTTGTCATCGACTGACACTCTGATCAACAATGCGGTGATGCCTACTTCTGATGACCATATGCCAACGGCCAATGGCACAACTGACCCTGAAATACCAACATCTGCTGTCGAGGCAGCTAAAGACTTTGAAGAAACCGTGACATCAAATAAAAATGGAGCGAAACTGGTGTCCGATGACATCGAATCCTTGTTAGAGTCTGGTAAGGATAACACTGAAAGTACAAACAAAACTCTTTTTGAGCAACATAATACTGCACCAGTTCAGGGCAACTCAGGCACGTCTGAAAAGTCTGGTCCATCCACGAAAGATGATAGCTGTAGTCAAGACCTACCCTTTCTTGAAAAACCTGATCCTACGTATTTAGACCAACTTAAGTCAACTGCTGATGCCAGTAGCAGTCAAAGTCATATGGAAATTGACACAAAGTTAGATGAACAGACAAACATAAACGATGAAATGTCTCTGCCCATTGAGCCCAGCGAGAGTACAAGTGATGCAATCCCAGAAAGTCTCACGGAAAGTTCCCTTACTGGCCAAGGGGAAGAGCATTCAG AACCCGTTGAGAAGCCCTTGCCAGATAACAAAGAAGGCGATGAACCTTGCTCTACCAGCAACCATGATGTTGAAACTGTGACAGGAAGCCTATCGGGTGAAGAAGAATCTAACACACCGTTTGTTGATCAAAGTGGTGATGTAACTGATAAAGCTGACCAAACAGCTAGTACAAGCAGCCCATCTGCTCAATCAACTACTGACATGAGTAACACTAGTGTAGCTTCAAATGTGAACCCATCAGTTGAAATTATAGGAGATGGCCAAGATGTTAAAAACTCTCCAATTAGAGAAATCGATCAAGTTGATACGAACCCATCTCCAACTACTGTCTctaataaattgca AATTGGAAATGGGACAAATGTGAGCACAGGTACCACGGCCTCTAAGTCAGAGGCTTCTATAGTTTCCAAACAGGTGATACTGAATACAGATAGATCTAAGGATAGCAAGTCACTCTTCAACATTCAGCCACCAACAGGCGAGTCAGCTACGACTGGTAAGACAGATACGCCCTCTGCACAGGATATCAAGGATGGACACGCTTATCTCAGACCTATGCCCAAATTTCTCTACCAG CTTGGGCTCTCACTCCTCCGAGAGGTTGTATATGAAGGCCTTGCAGAGCATGTTGGTGGTCTGCGAGAAAAAGGAGACAAGAAATATAGTGAAGAGCAATTCCAGTCCTTACAAAAATCTCTCACGAATCTCAGAAAGGACAATCAGCACCTCACCCTCAAGTCTGATAAG GTTTGTAACGTTGTCATTGATGGACACCGGTGTAAGTTTCGCACCGAATCGGAACTGGCCTTGGAGACCCATCAGAGCACCACCCATATGAACAGGAGTAACCGGTATGTCTGTGCCCGTTGTGCATTTTCCACACCCCATCTCACCATTTTCAAGAATCATATGATGGACAAACATGGCTTGGATGCAATTGTTGACAAGCCATTGCCCTTCTTTCCCTGTAAACTTTGCTTCTTTGAATCCAGCTCTTCCAACAGACTGCAG ACACACATGAACAATTGTGGCAGAAACTTTCAGCTAGCCAATAACTTAAAACCGAATGGCTTAGCCTCTACTCCTCTTGATGAGACAATATTCAAACCACCAGCACCCAAGAAGACTGTAACTACAGTAACTCTCAAAAACAGTCTGCCCGGGGTGACAACTCGGCCAACCAATACACTGAACATAATGCAGCCTGTGGCAAAAGGTGTTCCCAAGCATCTCGCATGCATTCGTCCTGCAATGACTCCATCCTCAAGGTTACCTGGCTCAG GAACTCTGCAGCAGATTAAAATTAATTCCAAAGTGGTCCACACTGCCAACGCACAGTTGTTACGAGGCACCAACACACACCAGTTGGTTCGCACTACCACCGCACAGCCATCTTTACACAGGCCCCCCACACCTGTTACTAAAATAACAAGTGTGCCAGCAAGTGTCAAT ACTGATGTTGTGTCATGCGAGATCTGTGGCGGATTCATCCAGGGTCTGCATGCAATGCGTGTACACATGCAGTGGTGCCATCACATCAACATCTCTCACCTAAAGAAGCCAGAGTTTCAGTGTACTACCTGCCTCAAGCGTTTCTGGACTGTCCAGGGCATGGCTAAGCATTCTTCA ACCTGCGCTGAAAAGTTGCCTTCCGTCAATGTTGCCGACAGCAAATCTAACTGCTTCATATGCTGCAAACCATATTTTACTAGTCAGGTGGAGCATCTCCTTGCCAAGCATCTTAATGATTTGAAG CGGATGGTTGAGATCAAGAAGTGTTTGGCTCCCAAGTGCTCCCCTTTCTTGTTTGGCTCTGTTGAAAACTTGCAGTTCCATCTTGCTAAGGAGCACAGGCTCAAGATGACAGGATTAGCTGGCCTTGCCTCTGCTAATGTCAGCAACATCAAG TTTCAGCCATTCTGTTCGATATGCAAGCTCAAGTTTAGCACGTCGAACGACTTTGCCAAACACTGCGCTGAAAAGCATGTTCACAAGTGCGACCTCTGTGGATCCCAGTGTAGCACTCAGCAAGGGCTAAAG GAACATGAGACGATGGTGCATCCGTTCAGGTTCTGCCTCGCCTGTGACAAGCAGATCAAGCGTACTCACTACAAGATACATCTTTTTTCTATGCACAACGCTGACAAATGCAGACCATGTCTCAAGCGCATCTCCGATGCCGAGTATGAAACCTATAGCAAAAAGCCTAAGTTAGCCAACTGGTCGTGA